The segment TTTGTGTTTTTGTAGAAAGAAGATGCCTAAAATGTAATGTCTAATATAATGCATATACTAtagtattattgaaatttctcaaatttgagaaattattGTATGCTTTTACTTCATCCTTTTCTTTGTGCAGCATGAAACAGATTTAccaaaaaaaattgtatgtttataacttataaatgTCTAAAGcacaatattttgatattaataatgatttttataacttaccttttataaaaatatattgcctTTTAAAAGCATACCAATGCTGCATAAAACTACTCAactatttatgaaatataaatgtttaattgaaAGAATATCAAATTGTCACATGTTTTGTTATTGCTTATAACTTATTTCCATTTCATACAAAATTctgaatatatgaaaattatgaataattaggacattttaacaataaattaactCACCTTTTTCAcagcttctttctttttttcctttttgtcaTTGTTCAACTCTGATTTAAGTTCAAATATCTCCCCCTTTTTAGTAGtggtgaaatattttgaatctGTCATTTTAGATTTTTGGAAGAGCTTTCCACAATAATATTGTTGATAATTAAATCGACACTCTGAAAACAAATAGCGATGTACTGTGAATGCAATAATATTgtgtgaaaattaaataaggatCCAATATAGCAGACCTTAGCTTGGATCAATGtcaagatatatgtatatatagtagCATTCTACTAATACTAACTACAATATGAGATATTTAGAATTTTGTCACCCTCAATAAAAaatcaaagtattttttatatttttataaaaaaaatatataaactacCATATAATAACGATccataattaaaaatcttgtAACATCCTTATTTTCTATATGCTTTCGTTTTACAAGGTTTATGAAATTCTAATCATTAACATTTACGACAATTGGTACGATTACTAAGAAATGTTACTAACAgaatatttccttttaaaatACCTGAACTATTTCAAGCAAtcgaaaatatatgaaaaattatccaCTGACAGAACATTGACAATTCTACGAGTAAAACGCCCTCCAATCATGGAGTAGAAACTCTCACGATCACGGTCGTATACGTAATACGTAGGCACAAATCCGATGATTTGTCAGATCTTTTGTGGTGGGAGACACGGTCGTATATGTACGCGGCGTGGTTCCATCCTACAGTCTTAAACCATAGACTACCTTGTATATAAGTAACGACTTTACTTTTTCTGTATGTAACGAGAACTAATAGattataaattgattttttatttggaaaatgtataaatttgaaatataagtAACCTTCTTCGAATAAAGACgctttaataaatatgaagcaatttttattttaatccccattattacaaaatttgaaacactacttttgaatatatatttaaaattcataacaATATGAACAAACTATCAAATGAATTGCAAatacgtaatttatttattttactaaatttaaaCATTTCGTTTATCTGAAAATCTATTCGTGGTATGTGCAACGCGAGcataaaaaagattatatatttcatataaaaagtGCTATAAATGcgagaataatttcaactaaaaattaaagatataggagacttcttttaattttactaataaACATAGCAGAATTACTAAACAAATACTACatgagatttaaaaaaaaacgccCTTATTTTAATTCGTGTTCTATTCTTTAACAAGCAAGGTCGTAACTTTTCCAATTATAACTGTAATTATACTAACAATAATTCGCAGAGTAGGTATTTCatctaatattttaacatattttctgTTCTATATATATCcatctaaaattaaaaacataataaacaaaataaaaaatgtaacgtTTAATTGAGTATGTTATGATCTTTTATCTTCCagctgaaataattaaaacttaacgtaattatatatagttacaatatacatttatataataatgctATGTCAAGGATATGAGTACATCACATTCAATTTATGATACTGTTCATTCCAACGATTGTTggattcaaaatatttaaagcaaATTACTGCAGTCTATAATACGTACTATTAGACTATACAATTGtatgtaacaaaattaaaatctgtTTTAATCTATCAGTCACTTGCACAATTTAAATTAGAGTTATAATCAAACTATTGTAAGCACGCTTGGACTTTCTCGATCCATTCTTGCGCAGTTGCTGCGTCGCCAGCACAAAAGTTATATGTTCGCCTGTTTGTACGAAGCTACaaatataaagacatataatagaaatttcatttttgaaaatataataaatgatacaaaatGAGACATTTACATCAAAGAATGATTTATCATCTGTTTTCTTTGGTGGCCCTGGCATTGGTTGAGCTGGAGTTACAGAAACTACTTCAGCTAGatctgtaaaattataaatatttataaatttatactatAGTATTccaattttgaattattttctacaTACCTATATATCCTTTACAATGAGAATCTTCCATGGCATCATAATACCTTAGTTGATGTTTTATAGAATCTAATACGAACCACCTCTGTTTCCAGCCTTTAAGCAAAGCACCTCGTTTATAAAGGTAACCTTCATGAGTTCTATTTTCAGCAACATTACTAGAGAATTGTTCGTAATATTGTTGTGAAGAGGTTTGTATTGTAGTAACACCTAGATGtgaattgttaatattattaaataaaataatacataacatTGCTCAATCATATAATCATAGTTtacaagaaaaatttataaagtcataatgtaatattcATACTTGAATTTACGCTTCCATTATCACCACCGCTTCGCGTAAGTGTATGTGTTTGTAAATTATCAGTTACTGccttatattttgtacaattttttggTACTGCATCAGCACACTTGTCATGACATACATGGCCACAGTCTACACATCGTAAACCAGCTTTTACTGGCCCCCATAATACGCCAGAACAAGCATCACAGTGAGTTGGTGTAGCTGAATCTAATCGTTCAAACCTTTAAAAACGagaatataaagttattcAGCATTCAGTTATTTCATCTTAAAGAAAGCTttatgattataaaaattacctaTGGGGATGTGCATAAACGGAACCATCATTTCCAGAAGTACTTCCACTAGCAAGTTTGCCTCTTAAAAGTAGTTCTAATGTAGAACGTTTATGAATCAACCGACCATGATATCTGACTAATGCAGTGCTAAATGATGCGTGTCtctatatatagaataaaagatGTTATCATTTTTACATCATATATCTATAGATGAGTACATCATTCTTAAATAGTTACAGTGTTTGTTACTAACAGCAAGGGAATCTGTATTTGGCAGTTCAAGTTTATCCCAAAGAACTTTCCATTTTTGTGGTAAATGACCCAATTCAGTTTCTAATCTATGTATCTCTTCTAAAAGATGAGAAAATTGATCGGGTACCATTGAACTTACACCATCATACCTATAATACATCACAATATAAATAGTATAATTCGAAAACGGAggaaaatataacataaatttaatcttaCCCTTGTGTAACTACTTTGCGATTACTTTTAACTACACCATCAGCAgcttctgcttcttcttcttgttggGAATCTTGTTGTAATACTTCTAAGTCATATGCAGGTCCATGAGCCAGTTCTTCTTCTAAATAATATTGCCAAATATCAAGATTTGGCAAATGCGATACGGGTCTTAATACCGTGTTTTCAGTATTGGGAGTatacatgaaattataaaacaagGGACACCGTGCGTGTTGTTTTTCGATGTAATCAAATATGCTTTGACCGAGATTGCATCCTGTATTTGTCCCTGCTAATCTACCTCCAGGATAAATTGTTTCATCATCACTACCTGTATCTACACCTTTATGATGACTTGTCAGTGATCCCCTTTTGTCTTCAACAGCAGTAATGCCACATTCCACTCTATCGAATTCGCAGTCCaataaaaatgtacgaaaacgGCAAGAAACCGAATGATATGCTAAGAATTTTAGGTAATATTCGTTGAATTCAAATGCTAATGGAAACTGCTTTTGAATTTGATGCACTATATcgagaaattgaagaaaagtAGGCGTAAAATTTGTTGTTTGAGAATTTGCTGCAAGATTACTTCTGTGCCCAAATCTATGTCCGAATCCAAGCCATTCCTTCTCGATTAAAGTTCGGAAACCGTCGATAGTTCTATAATGTGGGTCAAGACATACTTGAGCAACAGAACATACTGTTGCTGTGGTATCCCAACCTTCCTCTAAACAAACAGCTACTGATGAGCCTTGAACATCCATTAAATCTATTACAGCACCAGCTAATTGCATTAAATTTTGAAGTTGTTGTAACCATTCTGAACTTTCAATTAATCTGAAATTtccaatattatttatcagaAATTATATCTAATGAAATCATATTTTCTCTAGATAGATTATACATACTTATAAAAACTTTGGTCAGGTTCTACATTTGGAGAGCTAGGAACACAGGCTCGCATAAGTTTCTTAAATGCAGCTTTGGTATGTCTTACATCGTAATATTCCACTGGAATAAAGTCTGTTTTTGGTGCTGATTCCGCTTTAACGCCCTATTGCATTCAAATGATTCATTTTGTGAAATTACACCATATACaactaaaaaaatttaatttaaaattatcttaCTTTCATATGAGCTTTTTCACCAAGAATATATAATGCAGCACGTTGGAAAGTATGAACGCATTCAGTACCACTGTCTGAATCTGCAGAATGTCTAACAGTTCCACGTTGATGAACTGAAGTTAAAGAGACTTGAGAATTATGTCTCTTATCTTTTAATGAACCCCAACGACCAAAATTCTTAGGTCCTTTACCTCCTGATGAACTGTAAAGAATAacacatatattaattaaccAATCTTTTATTGATTTCAtaaaatcttaattaaaaggtatatgtacgtatatacctTAATGTTCCAATAGCTTTATTAAATGGATTTCGTCGTGATTGTTCGGGTGTAGCATTGCGATCTTCAGCAGCTAACAATAAAGAATCAATACTAAGAGAACTATCAGACATTCCCCATGCAGAACCTTGTCTTAGCGCAGATAACGGAGTAGCAGCCACAAGAgccataatatatttttcttgctCTAAAGATGATGTGGTTTCTGATGATGTTGCtaagaatataaaacaaatatttaagaatattataaaagattaCACATTTCAAAACACTTTCTTAACAGATACCTTTTAAATTACCAGCAGATGCTGGATGGGCTTTCAGCATGCCCATGACACCTTTCCCATGATAACCAGCACCTCTAATTAAAAGTGCTTTTGTTCTTGGGTGCCTCCATGTGACAGCAGGTATTCTATTATGTCTATAAAGTCGGCAAAATCTACGAATACTTTCATCTGATACTGATGAGGGAACTATAAGAAGTGCAGGATAACTTCTGCAAATCATATAGGCACAATTCACAGAAGATAATCGAAATGGTTCATTTCTACGATTATTGTGTGGCCCATTTGAATACAATCCTAATCGATACCAATCTCTAACATAACTACGTTCCGATAATCGTTCTAAGGTTTTAGCATCAGTTGGTGGTTGAGTTACAATACCAGGAATTTCAAAATCATCTACTGTAAGGATGGTATATGTAAGTAGACTGAGAATTATTGGAATATCAGAAATATTAAACGTTTAACTTACCACTAAGATCATCATCATGACTTAAATCATTATTATCTGTAACTGGTAAACTCATTCGACCAGGTGATGTCATGTACTTATTATTAGTAATCATGTTCATATTTGGCAAGACGTATTTTTGTCTTTTAGATGACTGTTTTGGTTTAAAACCAGCTTTACGTGCAGTCTTTAAAAGTGTTTTCTTAGCAAACCctctaaaagaaaaatcattttattgtgataaatgataaacataaaaaaagttaaataataaGTCACTTACTTAAGAGTagcattcttttcttttcctttgtgATGTGCAGTCTGAGTAACTAATACTTGTCCATTGAAAgcaaaatgatgaaaaatgtGTGGTGGATACCGAGCTTTATGAACTAATTTTCTTAAAGTCTCAATATTCTCAGGTGTAACTTCTTCATCGAAGGCTAACTTTATCAATTGAAAAGTACATGATCGCAATTGAAGACCTTCTTGTAAACATTGATCTAAATGTGCTAAATGTTGCACCGCAACTCGTTTCTCTTTAGTTAAAGATGTTACAGGAAAAGCACGAACTACTAATTGTTCACAAGCAAATGGATCACAAGGTATTCCTTTAAATACGATTCTATAATTAGTAAGGAAAATTGCGCCTTCTGCTGGTAAGAGTGGTGGTATCTTTGGTAACCCTGCAGAACTCTCTTCCCTCCCATCTGGTAAAAGATAAACACGTAAACCATCCATAATAACTTCTTCACCAGGTAACATATTAGGTGTCAAAATTTTAGGTTTCTGAATAGGAGGTAATCTTTTGCTTTCTCTATGTATAGCTTCAAGAGTTTCAATATGCATATGAACAACACCAGGAACCATTTGATGTAGGCATCTAACATGTTCAGCACTTACACCTCCTTCAGTACAAACACGATCTACAAATCGTGACACCATTCGAATAACAGCACTACCAGTTTCTCCGGGATCAGTTTCTTCAAAACCAGACTCTGCATCACCACTATCGCTTGCTACACTATTTGTAATACTATTACTTGCTCTTTCATCatcataaatattatcttGACGATGAGTCTTTGCCCCTATATCTAACGGAACCAATAAATAAACCATCCTATTTGCATAATGAATTGCTTGGCTATACATGGTACTTTCTTCACTTGCAGTAAGTTCCTTTTGTTTTTCTGGATCTATTGTTGGCCAAATCCTCATTTGTTCAGCAGCTATTTCAAGAGCCGATGGTTCTTgaatttgataaattgaaTACCGATCGCGAAATGGAAATTCCTTGCCATCACGTGGACTAATAGGACTTAAGATACCATCATTTATAAGCCGTGGTGGAGAATTTTCACCAGGGAGATATAAACGTTTAATATCTTTCTGAACGTCCAAATAAAAAGCATCTTCCCAAAATTGTTGATTTTGCCATACAGGATGTTCTTGAATACAGGTGTAAGCAAATTGAATTACTCCTGTGCAAAGTTTTCTACAAAATGCTGTAGCAAGGGGAAGAAGTGCAGCAGCAACTCCATGCTCATCCATGGATGAATCATCTTGCAATGCACAATTCATTAACCGAACTACAAGATCAAATTGTTGATGTTCTAGCATGGCTTTGTTTCCAACAACATGCTGTGATAATTCCATGCAAAGCGCTAAACGAGCAGCTTTGCTTTTCAAAGCTCTTAAAACAGCTGGAAACGTTTTACGGGCATCAGATATTTTATTCtcaaatatacaatttatacagTTACGCAGAACTTCCAGTCTACGTGCAGAATTGCTAACCAAATGTCTAGTATCATGAACAAATGAAATATGTGGACCCATAGGTACAATACGAGGCTGTGATGGTCTTAATGATGATAATCTATAAACAAAATGTTcaatataagtataaaatatcatagtcatgatacatatataaaaatatatcaaatttatttctaatactaacctaactttaagattatttTTGGCAAGACCCTCATCTATAATTGCTTGAACTTGTTCTGGATTAATGCGCGGTAAAAGCGGCTGATGTATTCTAGCAAATGCTCCTTCAGGtggttttaaaattttttgtaCGTATGGTTGAGGATTTGGATTTTCATTTGTGTATAATTGTTGTGCTAATTCTTGAATATGTGTTAAAATAAGCCCTAATATCGGaatgatatttattgtatataatattttattattattaattatatgttttGTTACTGTTACTTACTATGATCTTGTGCTTCCTGTTTTAACTGATCacttaaattattatacaattcgTCCCACACATCACAAGGCCTCCACGGTGGTCCCCTTTCTGCAATAAAGGAAGTAAAAAACATACAATCCAGAACTCTGGTTGTAAAGTCACAATCCGTTAAGCCACGTTCTCCAAGAAAAGCTGCctagaaataagaaatacaatttatatgtTTCCCTTTTATCTTTAAGCACTATAAAGTGAATAGaaccaataataatataaagacCTTATGAAATGTTATGACAGGCTTTGAATGAATTCTTATTAATGTCAGGCAGCTCCTATATCCTTGCAATAATTGAGCAAAAGTTCTCATAAAAACTGCTCGTAATTCTTTATCTAACATAGGAGAGTGAGGAGCTCTTGTTGCAAGTGGTGGAAAAGCATAATCTGCACAAGCTAATTCTGGTTGTAATACTAAAGATAATGCATCTTGTGTTTGTGATAGAAGTGGTTCTGGAAGTAATGGAAGTGCTACTCCATCTGGAACCATAATAGAACCTCCATCCAAATCAGCGACTATTACATCCATCTGTAAAAgaatttaacatttaataaaaaaatcgttataataaaataaaaaatattatataattctattgAACATCTTACAAGTTCTGCAACTTCATGTTTCAATGAACTGTGTACACCCATGATAAATGGAGTAGGTGTACTGAGTACTTCAACTAAAGCTGCTGGTAGAAGAGGAATGTAAACATGTGTGTATCTAAATGGATACATTAGTGCAGTAAGCG is part of the Bombus fervidus isolate BK054 chromosome 7, iyBomFerv1, whole genome shotgun sequence genome and harbors:
- the Sbf gene encoding SET domain binding factor isoform X1 is translated as MLGAITPTNPHEYTEMSRLADYFVVVGYDHEKERGGISNGIILQRFPEKDWPDTPFIEGIEWFCQPQGWALSTERQEPRFFVSILTDIDANRHYCACMCFNETVSILPSKPVDEEEDPVDGDSRSLVRTIPTIAHHSIMYAPKCLVLVSRLDYIETFRNCLGIIYTVYVENLGIPLETLVGNILGCIQVPPAGGPQVRFSIGAGDRQALQPPISPSLPITHSSVNLLFQQLGIRNVLVLFCAVMTEHKILFHSASYSRLTEGCRALTALMYPFRYTHVYIPLLPAALVEVLSTPTPFIMGVHSSLKHEVAELMDVIVADLDGGSIMVPDGVALPLLPEPLLSQTQDALSLVLQPELACADYAFPPLATRAPHSPMLDKELRAVFMRTFAQLLQGYRSCLTLIRIHSKPVITFHKAAFLGERGLTDCDFTTRVLDCMFFTSFIAERGPPWRPCDVWDELYNNLSDQLKQEAQDHRLILTHIQELAQQLYTNENPNPQPYVQKILKPPEGAFARIHQPLLPRINPEQVQAIIDEGLAKNNLKVRLSSLRPSQPRIVPMGPHISFVHDTRHLVSNSARRLEVLRNCINCIFENKISDARKTFPAVLRALKSKAARLALCMELSQHVVGNKAMLEHQQFDLVVRLMNCALQDDSSMDEHGVAAALLPLATAFCRKLCTGVIQFAYTCIQEHPVWQNQQFWEDAFYLDVQKDIKRLYLPGENSPPRLINDGILSPISPRDGKEFPFRDRYSIYQIQEPSALEIAAEQMRIWPTIDPEKQKELTASEESTMYSQAIHYANRMVYLLVPLDIGAKTHRQDNIYDDERASNSITNSVASDSGDAESGFEETDPGETGSAVIRMVSRFVDRVCTEGGVSAEHVRCLHQMVPGVVHMHIETLEAIHRESKRLPPIQKPKILTPNMLPGEEVIMDGLRVYLLPDGREESSAGLPKIPPLLPAEGAIFLTNYRIVFKGIPCDPFACEQLVVRAFPVTSLTKEKRVAVQHLAHLDQCLQEGLQLRSCTFQLIKLAFDEEVTPENIETLRKLVHKARYPPHIFHHFAFNGQVLVTQTAHHKGKEKNATLKGFAKKTLLKTARKAGFKPKQSSKRQKYVLPNMNMITNNKYMTSPGRMSLPVTDNNDLSHDDDLSVDDFEIPGIVTQPPTDAKTLERLSERSYVRDWYRLGLYSNGPHNNRRNEPFRLSSVNCAYMICRSYPALLIVPSSVSDESIRRFCRLYRHNRIPAVTWRHPRTKALLIRGAGYHGKGVMGMLKAHPASAGNLKATSSETTSSLEQEKYIMALVAATPLSALRQGSAWGMSDSSLSIDSLLLAAEDRNATPEQSRRNPFNKAIGTLSSSGGKGPKNFGRWGSLKDKRHNSQVSLTSVHQRGTVRHSADSDSGTECVHTFQRAALYILGEKAHMKGVKAESAPKTDFIPVEYYDVRHTKAAFKKLMRACVPSSPNVEPDQSFYKLIESSEWLQQLQNLMQLAGAVIDLMDVQGSSVAVCLEEGWDTTATVCSVAQVCLDPHYRTIDGFRTLIEKEWLGFGHRFGHRSNLAANSQTTNFTPTFLQFLDIVHQIQKQFPLAFEFNEYYLKFLAYHSVSCRFRTFLLDCEFDRVECGITAVEDKRGSLTSHHKGVDTGSDDETIYPGGRLAGTNTGCNLGQSIFDYIEKQHARCPLFYNFMYTPNTENTVLRPVSHLPNLDIWQYYLEEELAHGPAYDLEVLQQDSQQEEEAEAADGVVKSNRKVVTQGYDGVSSMVPDQFSHLLEEIHRLETELGHLPQKWKVLWDKLELPNTDSLARHASFSTALVRYHGRLIHKRSTLELLLRGKLASGSTSGNDGSVYAHPHRFERLDSATPTHCDACSGVLWGPVKAGLRCVDCGHVCHDKCADAVPKNCTKYKAVTDNLQTHTLTRSGGDNGSVNSSVTTIQTSSQQYYEQFSSNVAENRTHEGYLYKRGALLKGWKQRWFVLDSIKHQLRYYDAMEDSHCKGYIDLAEVVSVTPAQPMPGPPKKTDDKSFFDLRTNRRTYNFCAGDAATAQEWIEKVQACLQ
- the Sbf gene encoding SET domain binding factor isoform X2 codes for the protein MLGAITPTNPHEYTEMSRLADYFVVVGYDHEKERGGISNGIILQRFPEKDWPDTPFIEGIEWFCQPQGWALSTERQEPRFFVSILTDIDANRHYCACMCFNETVSILPSKPVDEEEDPVDGDSRSLVRTIPTIAHHSIMYAPKCLVLVSRLDYIETFRNCLGIIYTVYVENLGIPLETLVGNILGCIQVPPAGGPQVRFSIGAGDRQALQPPISPSLPITHSSVNLLFQQLGIRNVLVLFCAVMTEHKILFHSASYSRLTEGCRALTALMYPFRYTHVYIPLLPAALVEVLSTPTPFIMGVHSSLKHEVAELMDVIVADLDGGSIMVPDGVALPLLPEPLLSQTQDALSLVLQPELACADYAFPPLATRAPHSPMLDKELRAVFMRTFAQLLQGYRSCLTLIRIHSKPVITFHKAAFLGERGLTDCDFTTRVLDCMFFTSFIAERGPPWRPCDVWDELYNNLSDQLKQEAQDHRLILTHIQELAQQLYTNENPNPQPYVQKILKPPEGAFARIHQPLLPRINPEQVQAIIDEGLAKNNLKVRLSSLRPSQPRIVPMGPHISFVHDTRHLVSNSARRLEVLRNCINCIFENKISDARKTFPAVLRALKSKAARLALCMELSQHVVGNKAMLEHQQFDLVVRLMNCALQDDSSMDEHGVAAALLPLATAFCRKLCTGVIQFAYTCIQEHPVWQNQQFWEDAFYLDVQKDIKRLYLPGENSPPRLINDGILSPISPRDGKEFPFRDRYSIYQIQEPSALEIAAEQMRIWPTIDPEKQKELTASEESTMYSQAIHYANRMVYLLVPLDIGAKTHRQDNIYDDERASNSITNSVASDSGDAESGFEETDPGETGSAVIRMVSRFVDRVCTEGGVSAEHVRCLHQMVPGVVHMHIETLEAIHRESKRLPPIQKPKILTPNMLPGEEVIMDGLRVYLLPDGREESSAGLPKIPPLLPAEGAIFLTNYRIVFKGIPCDPFACEQLVVRAFPVTSLTKEKRVAVQHLAHLDQCLQEGLQLRSCTFQLIKLAFDEEVTPENIETLRKLVHKARYPPHIFHHFAFNGQVLVTQTAHHKGKEKNATLKGFAKKTLLKTARKAGFKPKQSSKRQKYVLPNMNMITNNKYMTSPGRMSLPVTDNNDLSHDDDLSDDFEIPGIVTQPPTDAKTLERLSERSYVRDWYRLGLYSNGPHNNRRNEPFRLSSVNCAYMICRSYPALLIVPSSVSDESIRRFCRLYRHNRIPAVTWRHPRTKALLIRGAGYHGKGVMGMLKAHPASAGNLKATSSETTSSLEQEKYIMALVAATPLSALRQGSAWGMSDSSLSIDSLLLAAEDRNATPEQSRRNPFNKAIGTLSSSGGKGPKNFGRWGSLKDKRHNSQVSLTSVHQRGTVRHSADSDSGTECVHTFQRAALYILGEKAHMKGVKAESAPKTDFIPVEYYDVRHTKAAFKKLMRACVPSSPNVEPDQSFYKLIESSEWLQQLQNLMQLAGAVIDLMDVQGSSVAVCLEEGWDTTATVCSVAQVCLDPHYRTIDGFRTLIEKEWLGFGHRFGHRSNLAANSQTTNFTPTFLQFLDIVHQIQKQFPLAFEFNEYYLKFLAYHSVSCRFRTFLLDCEFDRVECGITAVEDKRGSLTSHHKGVDTGSDDETIYPGGRLAGTNTGCNLGQSIFDYIEKQHARCPLFYNFMYTPNTENTVLRPVSHLPNLDIWQYYLEEELAHGPAYDLEVLQQDSQQEEEAEAADGVVKSNRKVVTQGYDGVSSMVPDQFSHLLEEIHRLETELGHLPQKWKVLWDKLELPNTDSLARHASFSTALVRYHGRLIHKRSTLELLLRGKLASGSTSGNDGSVYAHPHRFERLDSATPTHCDACSGVLWGPVKAGLRCVDCGHVCHDKCADAVPKNCTKYKAVTDNLQTHTLTRSGGDNGSVNSSVTTIQTSSQQYYEQFSSNVAENRTHEGYLYKRGALLKGWKQRWFVLDSIKHQLRYYDAMEDSHCKGYIDLAEVVSVTPAQPMPGPPKKTDDKSFFDLRTNRRTYNFCAGDAATAQEWIEKVQACLQ